A genome region from Marasmius oreades isolate 03SP1 chromosome 5, whole genome shotgun sequence includes the following:
- a CDS encoding uncharacterized protein (BUSCO:EOG092648U2), with the protein MPSEYLLGDSPPLEIQPSQVKLCAQCHHSVDPGAYVFIPGAEAILCAGCLSSRSPVIQQSSPIDVDPRSTPRPLFSTREDSGISCSFDSDIEIASSDCTTQPDCLYHEREISSSFPSKPSLPTGNVTTPSVVISQNPVSSSSSPATTSYQRRNNRASLSPSPLTDITHLRVRSQGYHCLYPGATFQGTQKSGRNSYEVNVTIVDVDFSSSFLCGYLRICGLTHDWPELTTYFDAEIIGSRYGFLTQSWGATEQEDLVHWSRFPAFRHVKHELQKPQLTMCDRDRGAVFMRWKERFLVPDHRVQDISGASFAGEWSRYWPGSDTELFARLLLCLRRFQPFDIKTFRT; encoded by the exons ATGCCCTCTGAATACCTACTCGGTGATTCTCCGCCGCTTGAAATTCAGCCATCTCAAGTGAAGCTATGTGCTCAGTGTCATCATTCGGTGGACCCAGGGGCATACGTTTTTATTCCAGGAGCAGAGGCTATTCTCTGTGCTGGGTGCCTTTCTTCACGCTCACCAGTGATACAGCAATCTTCACCAATTGATGTTGATCCTCGGTCTACCCCACGGCCCTTGTTTTCCACGCGAGAAGATAGCGGAATAAGCTGCTCATTCGATAGCGACATTGAGATAGCCTCCTCCGACTGCACGACGCAACCCGACTGTCTCTATCATGAGAGAGAGATATCCTCTTCATTCCCATCCAAGCCATCATTGCCAACAGGCAACGTCACAACTCCCTCCGTTGTCATTTCCCAAAATCCAgtgtcttcgtcgtcctccCCTGCCACCACCAGCTATCAAAGGAGGAATAATCGGGCCTCACTTTCCCCTAGTCCACTTACAGATATAACGCATCTACGTGTGCGGTCGCAAGGGTATCACTGTCTGTACCCTGGCGCTACCTTCCAGGGTACACAGAAGAGTGGGAGGAACAGCTACGAAGTGAATGTTACGATTGTG GATGTCGACTTTTCATCCTCATTCCTATGCGGTTATCTTCGCATTTGTGGTCTCACCCATGACTGGCCGGAATTGACTACCTACTTTGATGCGGAGATTATAGGGAGTCGGTATGGATTCTTGACGCAAAGCTGGGGAGCAACTGAACAAGAGGACCTTGTACACTGGTCTCGTTTCCCCGCATTCCGACATGTGAAGCATGAACTTCAGAAACCTCAGTTGACGATGTGTGATAGGGATCGAGGAGCTGTGTTCATGAGGTGGAAGGAGAGGTTCTTGGTGCCAGACCATCGGGTACAGGATATTAGTGGTGCGAGCTTTGCTGGTGAGTGGTCGCGTTATTGGCCTGGCAGTGACACTGAGCTTTTTGCTAGGCTTTTATTATGTCTGCGTCGATTTCAACCCTTCGACATCAAAACTTTCAGAACATGA